A region of Cucumis melo cultivar AY chromosome 2, USDA_Cmelo_AY_1.0, whole genome shotgun sequence DNA encodes the following proteins:
- the LOC127148224 gene encoding uncharacterized protein LOC127148224: MLSTFKGFWGDYHKHFKKYNDPEEARVNPPNLFMGRNKDWHFLCDHYMSCAFQEQSRMNKAARQKQPYNHHNRSKLFLQRQHELTEQRRESVDYLELFRETHVRSEMFVLQAAENAHIKQMLELQSQPILEGSQPLSEDEICDQVLGRRLGYSKGLNWGPKSKARKMTSASSSPTSCSQSTEREIQ, encoded by the exons ATGCTCAGCACCTTTAAAGGGTTTTGGGGCGACTATCACAagcacttcaaaaagtacaacgACCCCGAGGAGGCTCGTGTCAACCCACCAAACCTATTTATGGGACGTAATAAGGATTGGCACTTTCTCTGTGACCATTACATGAGTTGTGCATTCCAG gagcaatcacggatgaacaaggctgctagacagaagcaaccTTACAATCATCACAACAGATCAAAGTTGTTTCTTCAACGACAGCACGAGCTCACTGAGCAAAGAAGGGAGTCGGTCGACTATTTGGAGttgttccgggaaacacacgttcgatcTGAGATGTTCGTGTTGCAGGCCGCAGAGAATGCGCATATAA aacaaatgctggaactccagtcccagcctatcctagagggtagtcagccactctctgaggatgagatatgtgatcaggtgttgggtagacgactaggctactcaaaaggccttaaTTGGGGACCTAAGTCGAAAGCTCGCAAGATGACAAGTGCGAGCAGTTCCCCGACGTCatgttcgcagtccacagaaagagagattcaatgA